From a region of the Kwoniella mangroviensis CBS 8507 chromosome 1 map unlocalized Ctg01, whole genome shotgun sequence genome:
- a CDS encoding NADH-cytochrome b5 reductase 1: MAIDFEALAEKYQQYAQPAGTALLILILAISYLINSGSKNRKVLDPVEWRSFKLVAKDHLSHNTALYKFALPKSTDSLGLPVGQHISVAAEIDGKQVVRSYTPTSLDDDKGHFDLVVKTYEKGNISRYLSLLTIGQEVKVKGPKGKFHYTANLAPALLMISGGTGITPMYQIIKSSLKNPNDKTKLSLIYANVEEDDILLRKELEDLEKKSGGRFTLYHVLNKPPANWNGGVGFVTKEMIEKHMPDGGVGSPNHGEGHKVLMCGPPPMMNAMKGHLKELGYPAPRTVSKLEDQVFLF, translated from the exons ATGGCTATTGATTTCGAAGCTCTCGCTGAAAAATACCAACAATACGCTCAACCTGCTGGGACAgcattgttgatcttgatcctcgcTATCTCTTACTTGATCAACAGTG GCAGCAAGAATCGAAAAGTGTTGGATCCTGTAGAATGGAGAAGTTTCAAATTGGTCGCTAAAGATCATTTATCCCATAATACTGCTCT CTACAAATTTGCCCTTCCCAAATCAACCGACTCTCTCGGTCTACCTGTCGGCCAACATATCTCAGTAGCAGCTGAGATTGACGGTAAACAAGTTGTCAGGTCATATACGCCCACTAGTTTGGACGATGATAAAGGTCATTTCGACTTGGTTGTAAAA ACGTACGAAAAAGGTAACATCTCAAGATACCTCTCCTTGTTGACTATAGGCCAagaggtcaaggtcaagggaCCTAAGGGAAAATTCCATTATAC TGCCAACCTCGCTCCTGCTCTACTCATGATCTCAGGTGGAACAGGTATAACACCCatgtatcaaatcatcaaatcatctttgaaGAACCCAAATGACAAGACGAAATTATCATTGATCTACGCTaatgtggaagaagatgatatcttgttgagaaaggaattggaggatttggagaagaagtcaGGTGGTAGATTCACACTTTAC CACGTCCTCAACAAACCCCCTGCCAATTGGAACGGCGGCGTAGGTTTCGTCACCAAAGAGATGATTGAGAAGCACATGCCAGATGGTGGAGTTGGCTCACCCAATCATGGTGAAGGTCATAAGGTGTTGATGTGCGGTCCACCACCCATGATGAACGCTATGAA AGGTCACCTTAAAGAACTTGGTTATCCCGCTCCCAGAACCGTCTCAAAAttggaagatcaagtatTCCTCTTCTAG